A section of the Marmota flaviventris isolate mMarFla1 chromosome 19, mMarFla1.hap1, whole genome shotgun sequence genome encodes:
- the Zscan21 gene encoding zinc finger and SCAN domain-containing protein 21, with protein sequence MMTKVVGMATVLGPRPPQDQVGPVTVKVEDEEEKGKCLPSLEMFRQRFRQFGYHDTPGPREALSQLRVLCCEWLRPEIHTKEQILELLVLEQFLTILPQELQAWVQDHCPESAEEAVTLLEDLERELDEPALQVSTPNEQKQVWEKTSSSGSAKASLSSMQTQSVETSPKYESWGPLYIQETGEEQDYTQDPRKSQDYKLDPHNEESADEQKSSEEESHADGLKGDIIPVIVANKCGARSERQWGNLGKERGAKTPLQDTGSKKGAESVHTKPTPGERRYICAECGKAFSNSSNLTKHRRTHTGEKPYVCTKCGKAFSHSSNLTLHYRTHLVERPYDCKCGKAFGQSSDLLKHQRMHTEEAPYQCKDCGKAFSGKGSLIRHYRIHTGEKPYQCNECGKSFSQHAGLSSHQRLHTGEKPYKCKECGKAFNHSSNFNKHHRIHTGEKPYWCNHCGKTFCSKSNLSKHQRVHTGEGEVL encoded by the exons ATGATGACCAAGGTGGTGGGCATGGCCACAGTTCTGGGCCCCAGGCCCCCTCAGGATCAGGTGGGGCCTGTAACTGTGAAAGTCGAGgatgaagaagagaaagggaagtgCCTTCCCAGCCTGGAGATGTTCCGTCAACGCTTTAGGCAGTTTGGGTACCATGACACCCCTGGGCCCCGGGAGGCCCTGAGCCAGCTCCGGGTGCTCTGCTGTGAGTGGCTGAGGCCGGAGATCCATACCAAGGAGCAGATCCTGGAGTTGCTGGTGCTGGAGCAGTTCCTGACCATCCTGCCCCAAGAACTTCAGGCCTGGGTGCAGGACCATTGCCCAGAGAGTGCCGAAGAGGCCGTCACTCTCCTGGAAGATCTGGAGCGAGAACTGGATGAACCAGCACTGCAG GTTTCAACTCCAAATGAACAGAAACAAGTGTGGGAGAAGACATCATCTTCAGGAAGTGCCAAGGCATCCCTGAGCAGCATGCAGACACAGTCTGTGGAAACCAGTCCCAAGTATGAATCCTGGGGGCCTCTGTATATCCAAGAGACTGGTGAGGAGCAGGATTACACTCAGGATCCAAGAAAAAGTCAAG ACTATAAACTGGATCCCCATAATGAGGAATCAGCAGATGAGCAGAAAAGTTCTGAAGAAGAGTCTCATGCAGATGGACTCAAAGGGGATATCATTCCTGTGATTGTTGCCAATAAGTGTGGGGCCAGGTCAGAAAGGCAGTGGGGGAACCTTGGAAAGGAAAGAGGAGCAAAAACCCCTCTTCAAGACACAGGTTCCAAGAAAGGGGCAGAATCAGTACACACTAAACCCACCCCAGGAGAGAGGCGTTACATATGTGCcgagtgtgggaaagcctttagtAATAGCTCGAATCTTACCAAACACCGGAGAACGCACACTGGGGAGAAACCTTATGTGTGCACCAAGTGTGGGAAGGCTTTCAGCCATAGCTCAAACCTTACCCTCCATTACAGAACACACCTGGTGGAGCGGCCCTATGACTGtaagtgtgggaaagcctttgggCAGAGCTCAGACCTCCTTAAGCATCAGAGAATGCACACGGAAGAGGCGCCCTATCAGTGTAAAGATTGTGGAAAGGCTTTCAGTGGTAAAGGCAGCCTCATTCGACACTATCGcatccacactggggagaagccctatcaGTGTAATGAGTGTGGAAAGAGCTTTAGCCAGCACGCAGGTCTCAGTTCACATCAGCGCCTCCACAccggagagaagccctataaatgtaaggagtgtgggaaagccttcaacCACAGCTCAAATTTTAATAAACATCATAGAATCCACACTGGGGAAAAGCCCTATTGGTGTAATCATTGTGGAAAAACCTTCTGTAGCAAGTCAAATCTTTCCAAACATCAAAGAGTCCACACTGGAGAGGGAGAAGTACTATAA